A stretch of Halocalculus aciditolerans DNA encodes these proteins:
- a CDS encoding histidine phosphatase family protein: protein MTTVVVTRHGETAWTREERIQGWAPVAMTEAGREQVRALGVELGRRYDVDRVLSSDLRRTAETTELLRDDVDAPVTWDEAWRERDFGVFQGLLASAWFERFPAYDLWENGIDAARETPESGESLVDLRERIVAAWEGLLDDCGPDETVLVVAHGGPIRLVLGHVKGLDVAASMEQTQAMCAINEFDYDAETEETHIVCENETAPPTDGR from the coding sequence ATGACCACTGTCGTCGTGACGCGGCACGGTGAGACCGCGTGGACGCGGGAGGAGCGCATTCAGGGCTGGGCCCCGGTGGCGATGACGGAGGCGGGCCGCGAGCAGGTGCGGGCGCTCGGTGTGGAGTTGGGTCGGCGGTACGACGTCGACCGGGTGCTGTCCTCGGACCTCCGTCGGACGGCGGAGACGACGGAGCTACTTCGCGACGACGTCGACGCCCCGGTGACGTGGGACGAGGCGTGGCGGGAGCGGGATTTCGGGGTGTTCCAGGGCCTGCTGGCGAGCGCGTGGTTCGAGCGGTTCCCCGCGTACGATCTCTGGGAGAACGGAATCGACGCGGCGCGAGAGACGCCGGAGAGCGGGGAGAGTCTCGTCGACCTCCGGGAGCGAATCGTCGCGGCCTGGGAGGGGCTCCTCGACGACTGCGGCCCGGACGAGACGGTCCTCGTCGTCGCGCACGGCGGCCCGATTCGCCTGGTTCTCGGGCACGTGAAGGGCCTCGACGTCGCGGCGTCGATGGAGCAGACGCAAGCGATGTGCGCCATCAACGAGTTCGACTACGACGCCGAGACGGAGGAGAC